The following are encoded in a window of Candidatus Hydrogenedentota bacterium genomic DNA:
- a CDS encoding PD-(D/E)XK motif protein: MSQTWTFESLREALQVLQPEPSFGVRRTFWIVERLLGVAIYSQNRYELFLVGPSLRPRSPVVRRHIEHGTWQGQEGAPFEANRIILPAAPHFLSVATLIAIEFLRAGLGEGIPLPQAFEVVEPFIELALRRNILADESILGLMGELLTLDRALLSVRDHPPFYSAVIDSWRGYQHSATDFVWGAVATEVKTTTLNESKHWIHSLAQVEAVGLHGKLPGAEIMLLSFGLTPSADGGLTIPGLVDRILGRLKTSEPGTLNPLQERFLHDLYSYGDDAGSHYDHARMRDWPAYQAAWTLTFTPRLYRLGDSDIRIIRRADLAGLHVSADHIRYRMDLPPVINATNPHSDWIAGVSSLVRSWLNVT, translated from the coding sequence ATGAGCCAGACGTGGACGTTCGAGAGTCTTCGCGAGGCACTGCAAGTGCTGCAACCGGAGCCTTCTTTCGGCGTCCGTCGGACATTCTGGATCGTTGAGCGACTCCTCGGCGTGGCGATCTATAGCCAGAATCGATACGAACTGTTCCTTGTGGGACCTTCTCTTCGCCCCCGCTCTCCTGTGGTTCGCCGTCACATCGAACACGGAACGTGGCAAGGCCAGGAGGGGGCACCTTTCGAGGCGAATCGCATCATTCTGCCTGCAGCCCCTCACTTTCTTTCAGTGGCGACGTTGATCGCTATTGAGTTCCTGCGTGCGGGCCTTGGAGAAGGGATTCCCCTGCCTCAGGCGTTCGAGGTTGTCGAACCTTTTATCGAACTCGCTCTGCGCCGAAATATTCTTGCGGATGAGTCCATCCTGGGCCTCATGGGAGAACTCCTCACGCTGGACCGGGCACTTCTCTCGGTCCGGGACCACCCTCCCTTCTATTCAGCCGTCATTGATTCATGGCGTGGCTACCAACACTCTGCAACCGACTTTGTGTGGGGGGCTGTTGCAACAGAGGTGAAGACCACAACCTTGAACGAATCCAAGCACTGGATTCACAGCCTGGCTCAGGTCGAGGCAGTGGGACTTCATGGAAAACTTCCTGGTGCTGAGATCATGCTCCTGAGTTTCGGTCTCACCCCATCGGCCGACGGCGGCCTCACGATCCCTGGTCTCGTCGATCGTATTCTCGGGCGGTTGAAGACCTCCGAACCCGGCACTTTGAATCCGCTGCAAGAGCGTTTCCTGCACGATCTCTACTCCTATGGTGATGACGCTGGAAGCCACTACGATCACGCACGCATGCGGGATTGGCCTGCTTATCAGGCCGCGTGGACCCTCACCTTTACCCCAAGGCTTTACCGTCTTGGCGATTCTGATATCCGCATCATTCGCAGGGCCGACCTCGCTGGACTGCACGTAAGCGCTGACCACATCCGTTATCGGATGGATCTACCGCCTGTAATCAACGCGACGAACCCCCACTCTGATTGGATAGCAGGTGTGAGTTCTTTGGTTCGCTCTTGGCTCAATGTTACATGA
- the dcm gene encoding DNA (cytosine-5-)-methyltransferase: MRFIDLFAGLGGFHLALRRLGHECVFACEINDTLQTTYERNFDIKPLGDIRDVVAKSVHDHEILCAGFPCQPFSKAGQQLGFECPSWGDLFGHVVRILRVKRPQFFMLENVPHLERHKDGGTWAQMKKQLEDLKYKVEEKRLSPHHFGIPQVRERLFIVGKLRNLEGFSWPEKESEANPDITKLLDKEPPNARRIPEQVEDCLKVWQKFLDAFPKGEELPSWPIWAMEFGATYPYEGWTLYDYSPSEMREFKGAFGVPLRNLTRSQRLNALPSYARKPGPYPAWKVNFIRHNRELYIKHKKWIDRWLPKIRRFPACLQKLEWNCKGEERQIWDYLIQFRASGVRVKRPTSAPSLIAMTTTQVPIVGWEKRYLTPHECAKLQGLGDLEHLPEIPNRAYAALGNAVNADLVEKIAERLVGRVTALELLEAG, from the coding sequence ATGCGATTCATCGACCTGTTCGCCGGCCTTGGCGGTTTTCACCTAGCTCTTCGCCGCCTCGGTCATGAGTGTGTTTTTGCGTGTGAAATTAACGATACGCTCCAAACCACCTATGAGCGGAACTTCGATATTAAACCTTTGGGGGACATCCGTGATGTAGTAGCGAAGTCCGTACATGACCACGAAATCCTTTGCGCAGGCTTCCCCTGTCAACCGTTTTCAAAAGCGGGACAACAGCTTGGTTTCGAATGCCCCTCGTGGGGTGATCTGTTCGGGCACGTCGTTCGGATTCTGAGAGTTAAGAGGCCTCAATTCTTCATGCTTGAGAATGTTCCACATCTCGAACGTCATAAAGACGGTGGGACGTGGGCGCAGATGAAAAAGCAACTCGAAGACCTGAAATACAAGGTGGAGGAGAAGCGGCTTTCTCCTCACCACTTCGGCATTCCACAGGTTCGGGAACGACTTTTCATCGTCGGTAAGTTGAGGAACCTGGAGGGCTTCAGTTGGCCTGAAAAGGAGTCCGAAGCCAACCCTGATATCACAAAACTTCTTGATAAAGAGCCGCCGAATGCGCGGAGGATTCCAGAGCAGGTCGAAGACTGTCTGAAGGTATGGCAAAAGTTTTTGGATGCTTTCCCGAAGGGAGAGGAGCTTCCATCTTGGCCAATCTGGGCGATGGAGTTTGGAGCGACGTACCCCTATGAAGGGTGGACACTGTACGACTACTCGCCCAGTGAGATGCGTGAATTCAAGGGGGCCTTTGGAGTTCCGCTGAGGAACTTGACCCGTTCTCAACGTCTGAACGCTCTGCCCTCTTATGCTCGCAAGCCAGGGCCTTACCCCGCCTGGAAGGTCAACTTCATTCGGCATAACCGCGAACTCTATATTAAACATAAGAAATGGATTGATCGCTGGCTCCCTAAGATCCGGCGCTTCCCTGCTTGTCTCCAGAAGTTGGAATGGAACTGCAAGGGTGAAGAGCGCCAGATCTGGGATTACTTGATCCAGTTTCGTGCATCCGGTGTTCGTGTAAAGCGCCCTACGAGCGCACCATCTCTTATCGCGATGACGACTACCCAGGTCCCTATTGTCGGTTGGGAAAAGCGCTATCTAACGCCTCACGAATGCGCGAAGTTGCAAGGACTCGGTGATCTTGAACACCTGCCTGAGATTCCGAATCGCGCGTATGCCGCCCTCGGCAATGCTGTGAATGCGGACTTGGTGGAGAAGATAGCGGAGCGGCTCGTCGGTCGTGTAACTGCACTCGAACTACTGGAGGCAGGATGA
- a CDS encoding DUF262 domain-containing protein: MTTEATIGTDEALDFSAVASQLAELSRDGTLPEGQTDQGSQKAAPFSAGEVDFLSNDWLMRVVMVQPWLGLDSPLNGDESAAKLAQQLFSELSYQLAEPCFTVSPGGTVVLNERGLSHLEQRLSRAVEYRELFEELLEEGKTKEANSQWRENWDEAGSQARQPFGRISAKVEAWKIKSFRGHADENLLDLNPSYQRDFVWSLAESQELITSILRGIPLPSVILMQGEDDDIWHIVDGKQRLTSILRFIGRHPEGRTHAKKCEGFSLFDTDFRKFVKANSFTQRDLTEHFLPFRLARYDAGDPLAPLSGKYYSEIQSKTVEIGGEKIKISKLFESEATNYLIPVILYSKTSLQNIRRVFSLYNSQGRKLNAEELRNAGFHHLALTRLFLVLSGDRADDASVDAMVPFMPPELRKRNPEVGKILGELGFGTSRFKRTKVLSWATALMFHKPNEQNDNLSTPSTAMQIDAMLEDISTRGEGHPLYSTAQLKTFSQIWQDAIIAHNDAADAWDPKFRNRRGIGSKWEELPVVASLITAFLVVVAEATSSLLDRTDTLRELTKTLPGPAKTQNKTQWQYVAKVVTKLLSAMEVDEAKLGTVLDQRFKYNCLTTFHKLAK; encoded by the coding sequence ATGACGACTGAAGCGACCATCGGAACAGATGAAGCTCTGGACTTCAGCGCGGTGGCCAGCCAACTGGCCGAACTCTCGCGCGATGGTACCTTGCCGGAAGGCCAGACTGATCAGGGGTCTCAGAAGGCAGCGCCATTCTCGGCGGGGGAGGTGGACTTTCTGTCGAATGACTGGCTGATGCGTGTCGTGATGGTTCAGCCGTGGCTCGGGCTGGATTCTCCGCTCAATGGCGATGAGAGTGCTGCGAAGTTGGCACAACAACTGTTCAGCGAACTTTCCTATCAGTTGGCTGAACCGTGCTTCACGGTCTCTCCTGGAGGCACCGTTGTTCTCAATGAACGCGGTCTGAGCCACCTGGAACAGCGCTTGTCGCGAGCGGTCGAGTACCGGGAACTGTTTGAAGAATTGCTTGAGGAGGGAAAGACCAAGGAAGCGAACTCCCAATGGCGGGAGAACTGGGATGAAGCAGGTTCACAGGCACGTCAACCGTTCGGGCGCATCTCTGCAAAGGTGGAGGCGTGGAAGATCAAGTCGTTCCGAGGCCATGCGGACGAGAATCTTCTCGACCTGAATCCCTCCTACCAGAGAGACTTCGTGTGGTCTCTCGCGGAGTCGCAAGAACTCATTACTTCTATTCTCCGAGGCATCCCGCTTCCGTCAGTAATTCTCATGCAGGGTGAGGACGACGATATCTGGCACATTGTCGATGGCAAGCAGCGGCTGACCTCTATCCTGCGATTCATTGGTCGTCATCCGGAGGGCCGAACACACGCCAAGAAGTGCGAAGGGTTTTCACTCTTTGACACTGACTTCCGCAAGTTCGTGAAGGCGAATAGCTTTACGCAACGAGATCTGACTGAACACTTCCTTCCGTTCCGTCTCGCGCGTTATGACGCGGGTGATCCGCTCGCTCCTCTCTCGGGGAAGTACTATTCCGAGATCCAGAGCAAGACTGTCGAAATCGGTGGAGAGAAGATCAAGATCTCGAAGCTTTTTGAATCGGAAGCTACGAATTACCTCATTCCCGTAATCCTGTACAGTAAGACGAGCCTTCAAAACATTCGTCGTGTGTTCAGCCTCTACAATAGCCAGGGGAGAAAGCTGAACGCAGAAGAACTGCGGAACGCGGGCTTCCACCACTTGGCATTGACCAGGCTGTTCCTCGTGCTGAGCGGCGATCGAGCTGATGATGCATCGGTCGATGCAATGGTTCCCTTCATGCCTCCCGAACTTCGGAAGAGGAATCCGGAGGTGGGGAAGATTCTCGGCGAACTCGGATTCGGAACCTCGCGCTTCAAGCGTACCAAAGTTCTGAGCTGGGCGACTGCTCTGATGTTCCACAAACCGAACGAGCAGAACGACAACCTCTCAACTCCATCAACGGCGATGCAGATCGACGCCATGCTGGAGGACATCAGCACACGAGGTGAGGGCCACCCTCTCTACTCGACTGCGCAACTCAAGACGTTCTCTCAGATCTGGCAGGATGCTATCATCGCCCATAACGATGCGGCTGACGCCTGGGACCCGAAGTTCCGTAACCGTAGGGGGATCGGTTCCAAGTGGGAGGAACTGCCTGTCGTTGCGAGCCTGATCACCGCATTCCTCGTCGTGGTGGCCGAAGCAACTTCAAGCCTTCTGGATAGAACCGATACGCTGCGTGAACTGACGAAGACGCTCCCTGGTCCTGCCAAAACTCAGAACAAGACTCAGTGGCAGTATGTCGCAAAAGTTGTGACCAAACTGCTTTCGGCGATGGAGGTTGACGAGGCGAAACTCGGAACGGTTTTGGACCAGCGGTTTAAGTATAACTGCCTCACTACCTTCCATAAGCTCGCCAAGTAG
- a CDS encoding Z1 domain-containing protein, with protein sequence MSDQSRIELLHRVEPQVSKPVADGAVPDSWWARIEQAFGNFTPDAKAAFTHDTHALACEVLPQAKDAISENWPASRIRTGVVVGSVQSGKTASMLGLSALLLDRGVGLLVVLAGTRIALWLQTYERLLTQLDGSTPETAWRRNKERVLVPAPEDILSADARAETRAYLRFQRRQVEKALQEGRPCLFVVPKEDAHLLELGRLLRELLSPALLDARSHPLDLVVLDDEADDASVLAAATDKVTPKFIQELWSIPGNPDVTWHPRLRAVYVAYTATPQANLLQASHNPLSPRDFFFALRTPDQVGAVVPRQLTFTERVGIRRYYTGGRTFYERLRGRPGDFCCTRPYPVQGQGEPAALHDARVARERWHLLGDALRSYFIGGALRLYLGKRRLSTLPLAPVSEGALRAVLPDPHVMLYHPSALKDLHFQGAEDISRWSAAKPGEEARTKPAEVEEGRFVLDVQGLVARLSSEESAWRGWVDQFDLTSGELQTLPGGTYPSLAGVPWEAIRELLVTEIFPHTKLRVLNSDPRADDRPVFSPVRVDEPSGTFLPPHEIYSIFVAGNILSRGLTLEGLSTSLFLRSSREPAADTQMQMQRWFGYRGSHLPFCRVFLFEDQLALFRSYHANDEALKQEILRRSDVSTPPDRVLVLAGERFVATAKVETRHLPLHPGPTPAIRIVEHENDALIQANTDLVVQFLTGHEVDVIEAPVGTVRGLITREPIGMFEVADLLDGLCYSYHDPDPTHEVYARWRSLEVQLGLGVSLLRTPGKKPSAPAVEPGGCPYSIAAYLRLWNALLGQHDVRGFYPTDRPGLSWHMIDIDAHRTTRPRFYVGVRFGSEGVAQDPRLAERGIQTMRRGLSIRPHVLETLWGTRGTEGQYYGDQLFDYHLHASQPVPRLHQDSLWRPRSHPGLVLVHLIRHPEKPVDMVALGLALPHGGPDHIAALRGATHP encoded by the coding sequence ATGAGTGATCAATCCCGGATCGAACTCCTGCACCGGGTCGAGCCACAAGTGTCCAAACCGGTTGCCGACGGAGCAGTTCCAGACTCGTGGTGGGCTCGTATCGAGCAAGCGTTCGGGAACTTTACCCCTGATGCAAAGGCGGCATTCACGCACGACACACACGCTCTTGCATGTGAGGTTCTTCCACAGGCTAAAGACGCAATATCAGAGAACTGGCCTGCAAGCCGGATTCGTACCGGGGTCGTTGTCGGATCTGTACAGTCCGGCAAGACTGCAAGCATGTTGGGCCTGTCAGCTCTGCTTCTGGACCGAGGCGTGGGCCTGCTCGTTGTTCTGGCAGGGACACGCATTGCCCTTTGGCTGCAAACCTACGAGCGACTCCTAACGCAACTCGACGGAAGCACTCCAGAAACTGCTTGGAGGCGCAACAAAGAGCGCGTACTCGTACCTGCTCCGGAAGACATTCTTAGCGCCGATGCCCGCGCGGAGACGCGCGCGTACCTGAGGTTCCAGCGCCGACAAGTTGAAAAGGCATTGCAAGAAGGTCGCCCGTGTTTGTTTGTCGTGCCTAAGGAAGACGCTCACCTGCTTGAACTCGGTCGGTTGCTTCGGGAACTTCTTTCCCCGGCTCTTCTTGATGCACGAAGCCACCCACTCGACCTCGTTGTTCTCGACGATGAGGCCGATGATGCATCTGTACTCGCAGCGGCGACGGATAAGGTCACTCCAAAGTTTATCCAAGAACTGTGGAGTATTCCTGGCAATCCTGACGTAACGTGGCATCCTCGACTTCGGGCGGTGTACGTTGCGTACACGGCGACGCCTCAAGCAAACCTTCTCCAGGCAAGCCATAATCCTCTCTCTCCGAGAGACTTCTTTTTCGCTCTCAGAACGCCTGATCAGGTCGGTGCGGTTGTTCCGAGACAATTGACCTTTACTGAACGAGTTGGCATCCGCCGATATTACACGGGGGGTCGCACGTTTTATGAGCGTTTGCGTGGTCGCCCTGGTGACTTTTGCTGCACCCGACCCTATCCAGTTCAAGGACAAGGAGAACCCGCTGCTCTGCACGACGCCCGAGTAGCTCGGGAGCGTTGGCATCTTCTGGGAGACGCACTTCGATCCTACTTTATCGGTGGTGCACTGCGCCTGTATCTCGGTAAAAGGCGGCTTTCGACGCTGCCTCTTGCACCCGTGTCAGAGGGGGCTCTGCGAGCAGTTTTGCCCGATCCCCATGTAATGCTCTATCACCCTTCAGCTCTCAAGGATCTTCACTTCCAGGGGGCAGAAGATATATCTCGTTGGTCGGCAGCGAAACCCGGTGAAGAAGCGCGTACCAAGCCTGCTGAAGTGGAGGAAGGAAGGTTCGTCCTTGACGTCCAAGGACTCGTTGCCCGACTGAGTTCTGAGGAATCCGCGTGGCGCGGGTGGGTGGACCAGTTCGATCTCACGTCTGGCGAACTTCAAACCCTTCCCGGAGGGACCTATCCCTCGTTGGCCGGAGTTCCCTGGGAGGCTATCCGAGAACTTCTTGTAACCGAGATCTTTCCACATACAAAACTTCGCGTTCTCAATTCCGATCCTCGCGCCGATGATCGCCCAGTCTTTTCCCCTGTACGAGTCGATGAACCTTCTGGGACATTCCTTCCCCCACACGAGATCTACAGCATCTTTGTCGCTGGGAACATCCTCTCTCGGGGGCTGACGCTCGAAGGACTTTCAACGAGCTTGTTCCTCCGATCCTCCCGGGAACCGGCCGCAGACACGCAGATGCAGATGCAGCGCTGGTTTGGGTATCGTGGTTCCCACCTCCCATTCTGTAGAGTATTCCTTTTTGAGGATCAACTGGCACTCTTTCGCAGCTACCACGCGAATGATGAGGCGTTGAAGCAAGAAATTCTACGGCGAAGCGATGTATCGACGCCACCGGATCGTGTTCTCGTCCTCGCGGGCGAACGGTTCGTCGCGACCGCAAAGGTAGAGACGCGGCATCTTCCCCTGCATCCAGGTCCTACGCCTGCCATCCGCATCGTCGAGCATGAGAACGATGCTCTAATCCAAGCTAATACGGATCTGGTGGTACAGTTCCTGACCGGTCATGAAGTCGATGTCATCGAAGCTCCCGTCGGTACGGTTCGCGGTCTAATCACTCGCGAGCCGATCGGAATGTTCGAGGTTGCCGACCTCCTCGATGGCTTGTGTTACAGCTACCACGACCCAGATCCCACGCATGAAGTCTACGCACGATGGCGCTCATTGGAAGTCCAACTCGGTCTCGGGGTGTCGCTTCTCAGAACGCCTGGGAAGAAGCCGAGCGCTCCTGCTGTTGAACCTGGCGGGTGCCCCTACTCCATTGCCGCGTATCTGCGGCTCTGGAACGCACTCCTCGGTCAGCACGATGTACGGGGCTTTTACCCGACAGACAGACCGGGCCTGAGCTGGCACATGATCGACATCGACGCTCATCGAACTACTCGCCCTCGTTTCTATGTCGGGGTGCGCTTTGGGAGCGAAGGCGTCGCACAAGATCCGCGACTGGCTGAACGTGGCATTCAGACGATGCGACGAGGGCTCTCAATCCGCCCCCATGTCCTGGAAACCCTGTGGGGAACTAGAGGGACAGAGGGACAGTACTACGGCGACCAGTTGTTCGACTATCACCTGCATGCTTCACAGCCCGTTCCCCGCCTTCACCAGGACTCGCTCTGGCGTCCACGGTCCCACCCTGGGCTCGTATTGGTGCATCTGATCCGTCACCCTGAGAAGCCCGTGGATATGGTCGCGCTCGGGCTTGCGCTGCCTCATGGCGGGCCTGATCATATCGCGGCACTCCGGGGGGCCACCCATCCATGA